AGGTAGCCGAAGCGGAAGCAGACGCGCAAATCAAAGACGCGAACGGAAATGTGCTCCAAGACGGAGACACAGTCACGGTCATCAAAGATTTGAAGGTGAAAGGGACGTCGCTCGTCGTCAAACAAGGCACGAAAGTGAAAGGGATCCGTCTCGTCGACGGGGACCATGACATCGACTGCAAGATTGAGGGCTTTGGCGCGATGAAGCTCAAATCGGAATTCGTGAAGAAAATCTAAAAAAAGCGTGTTGGTCCGTTCGCGGACCAACACGCTTTTTGCTGTTTATGAGAAAAATGGTTTGTATTCCCGGCGTTCGTGCATGACGGATACCCACTGGAGCGTCGTGAACTCCTCGAGCACCCACTCGCCGTTGAAGCGGCCAAGACCCGAATCTTTCTCTCCGCCGAACGGCAAGTGCGGCTCGTCGTTCACCGATTGGTCGTTGACGTGAATCATTCCCGTCTCGACTTGGCGGGCGAACTCGGTCGCACGGTAAATCGAACCGTGGACGGCACCGCTCAGTCCGTATGGCAACTCATTAGAGATATGGAGCGCCTCGGCGTCGTCCTTGAACGACAGAATGACGGCGACCGGTCCGAAAATCTCATTTTTCGCGAGTGGCATGTCGTTCGTGACACCGCTCACGACGGTCGGCTCGAGCACGTTCCCGTCAGCGTTGCCGCCGACCTGGAGCGTCGCACCGGCGTCGACCGTCTGCTTGATTTGATCGAGGATGCGGTCGACTTGGTCGTGGTCGATGAGTGGACCGACTTGTGTGTCTGATTCGTTCGGGTTGCCGAACTTCAAGGCACGGACCCGATCAACGAATTTTTTGAGGAATTCATCGTGAATCGACTCGGCGACGAG
This sequence is a window from Exiguobacterium mexicanum. Protein-coding genes within it:
- a CDS encoding zinc ribbon domain-containing protein YjdM encodes the protein MTELPNCPKCQSTYVYEDGSLLVCPECAYEWSPSEVAEAEADAQIKDANGNVLQDGDTVTVIKDLKVKGTSLVVKQGTKVKGIRLVDGDHDIDCKIEGFGAMKLKSEFVKKI